ATGCCACGGAGCTCGATGTCGTGGAGGGGATTGTTCGGGATGACGACGCGACCACCGGCCACCCGCCTCCTGAGGACCTCAGGGTCAACGCCCTCCATCTGAGCGACCGTTCTGATCTCTTCCGTGACAGAGCCCTTGGCCCTTCGCATGAGCGTCATCGTCCTCACCTAATCGATGAACCGTTATATCCTTTTTCGAAACACTTCGGCTTTGGACGAAATTGCCAGCCCGTCCCTGTGAGCAAAGGCCGTTAACATGCTTCCCTCAAGGCCTAAAAATCGACCTCAAATTGCCCCGTCCTTTTTATATACCCAGTGTAGTGAAAGGCTATTAATAGTTTGAAGCCATATGGAAGTGTAGCGTTAAAAGGGATGGGAATAGAGGGATCCCTCGAGAAGGGCCGGTCTAGGAAAGTGCTCGGGACAATCGAAGTAAGTGTCATGAAAGAGTTGAGAATATGGAAGATTCCAGTTATACGGCCGAAAGTATCCAGGTGTTAGAAGGGCTGCAGGCCGTCAGGAAAAGGCCAGGAATGTATATCGGCAGCACCGACGAGCGCGGTCTGCATCACCTGGTCTACGAGATCGTCGACAACAGCATCGACGAGGTCATGGGAGGTTATTGCACCAGGATCGATGTCACGATAAATGCGGACGGGAGCGCGACCGTCACGGACGATGGCAGGGGCATCCCTGTCGGCATAATCCCGAAATACAACAAGCCCGCAGTGGAGATGGTCCTGACCACCCTGCATGCAGGCGGGAAGTTCGATAAAAAGAGCTACAAGGTCTCGGGAGGCCTGCACGGGGTAGGGATGTCCGTCGTCAACTCACTGTCAGAGTGGCTTGAGGTCAGGGTCAGGAGGGAGGGAAAGGAATGGATGATGCGGTGCGAGCGTGGGGTCGTCACGGTCCCCGTCCACGAGACAGGCGATGCAATGGGCTCCGGCACGAGCATCACCTTCATGCCAGATCCTGAGATATTCCCGAAAAGGGACTTTGACGATGACACCTTGATAGCAAGGCTCCGGGACCTTGCGTTCCTCAACAGGACCGTGGCGATCTATTTCAAGGACGAGCGCAACGGAAGAGAAGAGAAGTTCCATTATGAGGGAGGCATCATAGAGTTCGTCCAGAGCATCAATAGGAACAAGGTCGTGATGTTCGAGAGGCCGATCTACCTGTTCGGGGAGAGGGAGAACGTGATCGTCGAGGCCTCCATGCAGTACACCGATGCGTACTCGGAGAGCGTCTACTCGTTCGTGAACAACATAAACACGGTCGAAGGCGGAACGCACATAGCAGGGTTCAGGTCTGCCCTGACAAGGACGATGAACAATTATGCTCTGGAGAACAAGTTCATCAAGGAAGGGGAGGAGGGCCTCACAGGCGAAGACGTGAGGGAAGGCCTGACCGCCATCCTGAGCATAAAGATACCTGAACCCCAGTTCGAGGGCCAGACAAAGACGAAGCTTGGCAATTCCGAGGTGAAGGGGATAGTCGACTCGATCGTGTCGGAAAAGCTGGCGACCTTCCTCGAGGAGAACCCCAAGGTGGCCGAGGCCTGTATAAAGAGGGCCCTGCTGGCGGCACAGGCCCGCGAGGCGGCGAAAAAGGCGAGGGACCTGACCAGGAGGAAGGGGTTCCTCGAGAGCGCCTCATTGCCTGGAAAGCTGGCGGACTGTTCCGAGAGGGACCCGGCGAAGAGCGAGATATACATCGTTGAGGGGGACAGCGCAGGAGGCTCGGCGAAGCAAGGAAGGAACCGGGAGTTCCAGGCCATATTGCCCCTCAGGGGAAAGATCTTAAATGTCGAGAAGTCGAGGATGGACAAGATATTGAAGAATCAGGAGATCAGGAACCTCATAACGGCGTTGGGGACCGGGGTGGGACAGGACTTCGACATAACCAAGCTGCGATATCACAGGGTAATAATCATGACGGATGCGGATGTCGACGGCGCG
This genomic window from Methanomassiliicoccales archaeon contains:
- the gyrB gene encoding DNA topoisomerase (ATP-hydrolyzing) subunit B — translated: MEDSSYTAESIQVLEGLQAVRKRPGMYIGSTDERGLHHLVYEIVDNSIDEVMGGYCTRIDVTINADGSATVTDDGRGIPVGIIPKYNKPAVEMVLTTLHAGGKFDKKSYKVSGGLHGVGMSVVNSLSEWLEVRVRREGKEWMMRCERGVVTVPVHETGDAMGSGTSITFMPDPEIFPKRDFDDDTLIARLRDLAFLNRTVAIYFKDERNGREEKFHYEGGIIEFVQSINRNKVVMFERPIYLFGERENVIVEASMQYTDAYSESVYSFVNNINTVEGGTHIAGFRSALTRTMNNYALENKFIKEGEEGLTGEDVREGLTAILSIKIPEPQFEGQTKTKLGNSEVKGIVDSIVSEKLATFLEENPKVAEACIKRALLAAQAREAAKKARDLTRRKGFLESASLPGKLADCSERDPAKSEIYIVEGDSAGGSAKQGRNREFQAILPLRGKILNVEKSRMDKILKNQEIRNLITALGTGVGQDFDITKLRYHRVIIMTDADVDGAHIRTLLLTLFFRYMRPLIEGGHVYAAQPPLYKVAKGQKEVYVYDDKELQEAQEEIGRGATIQRYKGLGEMNPHQLWETTMNPETRVMKLVTIEDAIKADELFTVLMGDAVEPRKEFIMAHAREVENLDV